TGGAACACCTGGGTACCAAGGATTGAGGGCATATTTCATACAAACGAAACTGACTTGGCCAGGTTAACGTTATCTTTTTTCTTGAATATCAGAATTGTGCTACTATTTATAATGTTGGCCCCCTGCATAGCCTTGCATTGGATGAGTAAGAAGAAAAATTAGGCTAACAATTACTATTATTTATGAATATTGAGATCCATGCTTGCAAATCCCTCTGCTTTCATTCAAAATTTTCTGTAATCTACCTCTTGAAATTCCAATTTTTGTAAGAAGCGAAGGATCGACACAAATTTCTTTACAAAGAATAACTCCCTGTTCAAGCAATTTTGTTTTTTCAGCACCGGCGAGTGTGGTTAAACAGGTAACAGGATACAGACCTTCTTTATCAATTAGTTCGCGCAAACTTTCGTTTTGAGGGTAATCCCAGCCCAACAAGTACAGACCGGCACATTTGCCATATTCTATGGCATCTGATGAAAATTTGGTATTGGTTACTACCCATCCTCTGTTAAACTTAGTTTTATAATTGAGGCCTCTCTCCCACTGATCTTCCACATCTTTAAACCGGGAATGGATGTAGAGTGGAATTTTCACATCGCATATGTAACCCGGTTGATTATGAAACTTACATTCAATCATAAAGAGTTTATCATCCTTTTCCGCAATAATATCAATCTCATGATTCACACAATGCCCTTTAATAATAACATTAAGATCCGTTTTGAATCCCTGAAATTTCAAGAGCTCTGCCAGGAACTTTTCGAATGGGAAACCCGAAGGACCTAACTGCATAATTGCTTGTTTCAGGTTATATTTTGCAGAGGTGTAATTCGTTTGTTTTTTCAACAACTTAAATGCAATATTATAGATTTCTTTGGTAGTGCTTCCATTAACGAGTTGGCTGCTTACTTTATCAACTATTGCATTAATCTCAGCATCACTCGCCCCCGCTCGTTTTAAAGAGAGTCCAAGTTTTTGAGCTGAGAAAGGAACAATTTCTCCCGATGCTTTTTCAATTAACAAAGATGATTTCATGGTAAACAGGAGCTGATGCTACTTTTTCATTCTTCATCAACTCGCTGGTCCTCAATTCGATCTTCCAGGGACATGTCATTCGCTATAGGCGTACTCAGTTGTTCACCTTCATAATTTTGTTGTTCCAGTGTCCAGTTGTCGGTCAGAGAAGTTTCTATCCATAAATTGCCCGATTTGCGAAAGACCTGTACCGATAAGCCAAATTTTTCCCAAAAGTCGTTTTCTATCATGGCAACAGTTCTTTTAGGGGCGATATCAACAAAACCTGAAAAATGAAATTCAGTCAAATCACCTAATACTTTATTAGGAGCAATGAGTTCAGATTTGGGAGAAGGTTTGCTTTCGCGATGGGGCCGTCTAAAAAATTCGATCTTCAAGAAAGGGTATGCTGCATTAAATGCTTTCTGAATTTTTTTGATCGTATAGTCTTTTTCAATAATCAATTCCATAGCAGTTCTTATTTAATACAAAAATTCATGAATCAAATATATTCATGAAAAAAAGTAATAAACACGATCGTAATCAGCTGAAAAGATGAGTTTGGTCAGGGAAAACTGAGAGATATCAGGCGGTCAAATTCCTCAATTTCATATTCCTCTTTCCCCTTTCCGTTTATCAGTTCAATAGAACCAAGTAGCGTAACTTATATTTTAGTTCAGTTTCAATTTTAATAGCTTTAGGAATTAGGACCTGCTCTTCTATAATGGCATGAACATGCAGGTCTTGCTCAAAGGCTTGCAGTTGAGAAAGCAAAATACGGTGTAATGACTGATCGGAGACCGGTGGATTATACATTCGGATGGCATTGCGAATTTGCATCAGTTCGTCTTCGGTATCATGGTGCCCGGCAAGAAATTTTGTAATGGAATATTCCTCACCTGCAAGTAGATAGTGCAAAAGGTGCTTTGGGGAGTTTTCTGCATTACGCAACATCACAATATAAGGAAGCAGTTTGTTTTCTTCCTCCCTAAGGTGATTACCGAGCTCGTTGCAATAGCGTTGAAAAAAATCATGCAGGGTTTTAAGCAATGGATGATTGGATTGATAATAGTTGTGTAACAGGAGGATGCTTTGTTCTATTTCAGGCAATTTTTTTTGAAGATAAAAGGCATGCGTACGCTGGATATAGTCAACAATCAATTCAATACTGAATGGCTCAAACGCTGCTGCTTTGAAATTATTTTCCTCAAACAAATTGAGAATGGAAAATATAAATTCCTTATCCAGACCTTTCAGATGAAGTTGAGCATAAAAATACCCTCCAGCTTTTAGCGGGTTAACCGAATAACGCTGCATTACCTGAGTTAAGAAATAATTATAGGGCATAAAATGATATCTGTAAATTAATTTATAAGTGATACTCCGATTAATTTATATTTTTTCATGCCGTTAAAAACTGTTGTGACTACCCTTTACATGAACTCTGAAGAGGAATAAAAGCAATGATCTGCCTGGTTAAACCTCAGCAGTGCTTTCAGTTTATATGATCAGTTTTTACTGCTATTGAATGCAAATTCATAATTACCAGTTGGGCTAAAATATTAATCTTCGCTTTTTCTTTTTCATGTGACAAGTGATGTAATAAGACTCTTAGTTGTTTCTTTTCTTCGTCACTAATTTCACTGGCAATACCCTGATGTAAAAATGAAACGGAAACGCACAAATCATTAAACTGCTCCAACTCAGCAACAACACTTTTTATAATTTTAATTTCTTCTTCATTCCATACATAGACTGGAAAGGGCCGTTGCAATTCTTTCTCAAACGTGCTGAAATTATGGAGGAGATCTTTTAATTTCTTGCGGATAAGATGCAAGTCGTCATCACTGTTATGATTATTGTGAATAAGTGCATCCAGCTCGGTTATTTTTTCTTGCACAAAATTCTCGATTGCTTTTAAATGGATAACATTCGGCAATTCTTTTTTAATAATTTTTTCAGCATCAAACCAGGGATTGAAAGAAAGCTCCTTCCTTAATCTGTCTTTCCAATTGTCAAGCTCGCTTTCTAGCAGCAGCATGTATTTATAAGGCTTCTTTCTTTCATTTTTTGCAGCGTTATAAATGCGATGTATATGCAATTGTAAGTTTCTAATAATACCAGCCTTGCCATATACCTCTTTTATTCCCGCAGGTAAGAACAGATCAGTATCCGATTCATAACCTGCCATTCTAAGAAAGGCTCTGAACCTTTTTATTTCACACCACAAAAGAATAAGATCATCAAACTGCAATTCAGGCTCCATTTTTCTGGCACACTTCCTGAAAAATTTAAAAAACTTTTCAATAACGACCCGCACCTCATGATTGTTCATAATTACTTAATACTGGAAATATTTAGTCCTATCAACCTCAGTAAATAATTCATTCTGTAATTGTTGTTCAACGCCCAACAATCCATGTCCGAGATAAGAAATCATCTATGCTGGAGCACTTTTAAAGGCAGTTATAAATTTAACCTGAAGGCATCCGGATATGCATGAGCACAATCAAATCATGGTCTGATTCGGGTCATGATGTAAGTAACAATTGATGATTGATCCAGGAGTAGAAACTATACAAATACTACACCCCCAACCTTAAATGATTTAAATGTTCAATATTGACGGCATTAATTTATTACATAATACCGCCTATCAGAAGTTTTATTACTGCTGTGCAGCCACAATTTTAAAGTTGAAAGCTCCGTTACCGGTAGCCATCCATACGCGTAGCCAAATGGGTAAAACGCTTTCCGATCCTCTGGCGGTGGTAATATCGCCCAAGTCAAGCATCTCTTCTTCCTGCCAACCGAAAGATTTCAAAATACCTTTTACGGTTGCTTTAGCATCGGCATCATTACCGCTCAGGTAAACATTGGTTGTTTCGGGCAACATGCGAGGATTGACCATAATTCCGCACCACATGGTGTTTAATGTTTTTACCACTTTTACATCCGGAAAAGCTCGCTGAATTTGTTCGCCTAACGAGTCGGTGTTGCTAACAGCCAGCGAAGGCGGCATGCCTTTTGAATCGTCAAGCGGATTGGACACATCAATCAGAATTTTACCTTTCAGGTTTTCTGCTCCAGCCAATTTCAAAACTTCTAAGCAAGCTACACCTTTTGTGCAGTTAAAGACGACCTCTCCGAATTTTGCTGCATCAGCAAAGGTACCTTGAGAGGCATTCCTGCCGTTCTTGCCCATCCAGGCCTCAGCTTTTTCATTAGTAGCCGAGCGGCTCCCCAATTTTACTTCGTGTCCTAATTCAATCAATTTTGAGGCAATGGTCACTCCTACCATGCCCGTTCCTAATACTGCAATTTTCATTTTACATTTTAGAGATTAATACAATTGTATATACAACTATTGATTTAAAAAAAAATTATACCCCTAATTTCTTGGACAGCTCAAATACATTGGCTGTGATCAGACGCGCGTAAGAGTCGCCTAATTTTTCAGCATACATGGTGTACATATTCCTCCAGCAACTTTTAATTAGCTCGTTTATGTATTTGGTTTTCTCCGTAGGGTAAATGAATGATTGTTTTCCTTGGTATTGCCTGTCTAAATAACCTTGATCTACCATTTTGTCAACCAATCGAGTAATGGTGGAAGGTTTTAACTGCATAACCCCTGCTGTATCGCCGGCAGAAATACCGGGTTCTTTATTGGCTATCATCAATAAAAAACAATAAGATGGAGGCAAACCAACCGGCTTAAAAGCCTCTTCAGCCATCTCATTCATCACCCTGGCCAAAGCATTTGCTGAATAATACAAACATCCACTAAATGAATTTTTAAGATCGCCCATCCCTGAATAATTTCTGCTTCGCTAAGATAAAGAACCTTTATTTGTATGTACAAATATTTTTAAACTATAAATTTGAACAAACATGATCCTGACGAAAAACACCTTGGCTCGTGACTTTGATCACATTATAACACACAAAAACCCTGTAAACTTGTAAGAAAAACATAGAAAAATGAAGCGAAATATGGGAAATGCAGATAGAATGATCAGGTTGATCATTGCTGCGATGATTGTAATCTTATATTTTACCGACTTTTTAACTGGTACATGGAGTATTATTTTATTGGTTTTGGCCGGTGTATTTGTTACGACAAGTGCGATTGGTTTTTGCCCGCTTTATGCACCTTTGGGAATTAATACTTGCAGTATAGCCAAAAGCACGAAATAATGATTGAATAAGTCATTTTTTTTAACATTAATAATCGGCTTTTTAAGAAATATACATTTAACCATGGAACCGCATTATTATCATGTTGATGTAAACTGGAACATGGAACGCAAAGGACTAATGTGTTCTCCTGAGTTAAGCCACGAGGCAAACAGTTGCATTGAAGTAGCAACCCCTCCTCAATTTCCAAAAGGCATTCCTGGCATCTGGACGCCCGAACATTTGTTTACTGCTTCGATAGGTAGTTGTTTAATGACAACTTTTTTAGCCATTGCTGAAAACTCTAAACTTAATTTTAAAAATTTTAGGTGCAGATCTAAAGGGAAATTAGAGCAAGTTGATGGAAAATTTATGATAAGTGAAATTATTCTTGAACCCACCGTTGAAATTACTGACAAAAAAGAGCGCGATAAAGCAGAACGGGTTTTGCAGAAATCGGAAGCCGCCTGTTTAATTTCAAACTCTATTAAATCAAAGATCATTGTGAAACCCACCATATTAATTAATGAACAGCTAACCTAACTATTCAGGATTAATCTGAACTTGTGGAAAACCTATCTGTATCATCATTTTATCTCTTATAAACGAAACCAGTTGTCACGGTTGCAATTGATTGTGGTCATTGCTCTTGTTCGCCAGCAGAAATAAATTTATTAAGCTAAAATTCAAACAAAGGTGGTAGAATAGTTTTCAGATAAAATTTAAAAGTTGTTTTATGCTTGGCGAGTTAAACAGGACTCAAATTGAAGAGCTTTTAAAGGCCAGATTCTTGGTCGCATAGGTTACCATGCGGATGATACTACTTTAATCGTTCCGGTAAATTATGTGTATAATGGCATGCAAAAGTTAATTAAGCAACTACTGCCTTTTATAGTTAGCGAAACAGCATTGCCTTCGCACAGACTGGGCACTATGAAAGTGGCCGTTGTTTACCGAATACGTTTAACGAAGAATGGGGCGATTTGAAAAAGGTGATTACAAAAAGTAGAAGTTGTTAAGTACATTCCTTTGTCAAATAACGGTGCGCGTACGTTGAATTTGCATAAATAATTTTTCAACATCTTCAAAACGACATAATTCAGTTCCTGGATTCATGGTAGCTGCAGTACCACAAGCCACTCCATATTGAACCGATTGTAATAAGTTTTTACCCTTTGATAAGCTTAGAACAATACCGGCAACCATGCTGTCGCCAGCCCCTACGGTGCTTTTTCGTTTAACAGGAGGCGTGGTGATAGTTTGCATAATATCTTTGGTTACCAGCATGGCTCCGGCGGCACCCATGGAGACAACGATAACTTCGCAGTAACCCTTGGCAATAATTTCTTTTGCTGCATCATCAATCATATCCAGCTGCAATTCTTCTTTACCCACAAGAGAACTTAATTCGCCCAAATTAGGTTTTAACAAGTAAACGCCTTCATTAATAATAGCATTCTTCAATGCTTCACCCGAAGTATCAACAATCAGTTTGGCATTTTTCTTCTTTGCGATCTTTGCAATTCTTGCAAAAATATCTAAAGGCACACTTGGAGGTAAACTACCACTTGCTACAATAAATTCAACATCCATTAGCTGTTCTATTTCCTGCAGACAGGCCACCCATTCATTTTCTGATAATTCACCGGCAGGCATCCCAAAACGATACTGCTGATTCGTCGCTTTATCAAGAATAATTATATTTTCCCTGGTATGAGAAACCGTATCGATTACAATTGAAGGGACATGCTCATCTTCAAGCAACTGGGTGAAAAATTCACCAGTATAGCCTCCCGCTGGATAAATAGCAGCTGCTTCTCCACCTAATTTATTAATGGCACGAGCTACATTAATCCCGCCCCCACCAGGTTCGTACTTGAGTTCACTGCATAACAGTTTCTTTTCAGGCAATAAAGCGCTTACCGCAGCACTTTTATCTATACAAGGACTAAATGTTATGGTTGCAATACGAGTCATAGAACTGAAATTAC
Above is a window of Solitalea lacus DNA encoding:
- a CDS encoding restriction endonuclease; protein product: MKSSLLIEKASGEIVPFSAQKLGLSLKRAGASDAEINAIVDKVSSQLVNGSTTKEIYNIAFKLLKKQTNYTSAKYNLKQAIMQLGPSGFPFEKFLAELLKFQGFKTDLNVIIKGHCVNHEIDIIAEKDDKLFMIECKFHNQPGYICDVKIPLYIHSRFKDVEDQWERGLNYKTKFNRGWVVTNTKFSSDAIEYGKCAGLYLLGWDYPQNESLRELIDKEGLYPVTCLTTLAGAEKTKLLEQGVILCKEICVDPSLLTKIGISRGRLQKILNESRGICKHGSQYS
- a CDS encoding hemerythrin domain-containing protein; protein product: MPYNYFLTQVMQRYSVNPLKAGGYFYAQLHLKGLDKEFIFSILNLFEENNFKAAAFEPFSIELIVDYIQRTHAFYLQKKLPEIEQSILLLHNYYQSNHPLLKTLHDFFQRYCNELGNHLREEENKLLPYIVMLRNAENSPKHLLHYLLAGEEYSITKFLAGHHDTEDELMQIRNAIRMYNPPVSDQSLHRILLSQLQAFEQDLHVHAIIEEQVLIPKAIKIETELKYKLRYLVLLN
- a CDS encoding CHAD domain-containing protein, giving the protein MNNHEVRVVIEKFFKFFRKCARKMEPELQFDDLILLWCEIKRFRAFLRMAGYESDTDLFLPAGIKEVYGKAGIIRNLQLHIHRIYNAAKNERKKPYKYMLLLESELDNWKDRLRKELSFNPWFDAEKIIKKELPNVIHLKAIENFVQEKITELDALIHNNHNSDDDLHLIRKKLKDLLHNFSTFEKELQRPFPVYVWNEEEIKIIKSVVAELEQFNDLCVSVSFLHQGIASEISDEEKKQLRVLLHHLSHEKEKAKINILAQLVIMNLHSIAVKTDHIN
- a CDS encoding NADPH-dependent F420 reductase produces the protein MKIAVLGTGMVGVTIASKLIELGHEVKLGSRSATNEKAEAWMGKNGRNASQGTFADAAKFGEVVFNCTKGVACLEVLKLAGAENLKGKILIDVSNPLDDSKGMPPSLAVSNTDSLGEQIQRAFPDVKVVKTLNTMWCGIMVNPRMLPETTNVYLSGNDADAKATVKGILKSFGWQEEEMLDLGDITTARGSESVLPIWLRVWMATGNGAFNFKIVAAQQ
- a CDS encoding MarR family transcriptional regulator; the encoded protein is MGDLKNSFSGCLYYSANALARVMNEMAEEAFKPVGLPPSYCFLLMIANKEPGISAGDTAGVMQLKPSTITRLVDKMVDQGYLDRQYQGKQSFIYPTEKTKYINELIKSCWRNMYTMYAEKLGDSYARLITANVFELSKKLGV
- a CDS encoding YgaP family membrane protein, coding for MKRNMGNADRMIRLIIAAMIVILYFTDFLTGTWSIILLVLAGVFVTTSAIGFCPLYAPLGINTCSIAKSTK
- a CDS encoding OsmC family protein; translated protein: MEPHYYHVDVNWNMERKGLMCSPELSHEANSCIEVATPPQFPKGIPGIWTPEHLFTASIGSCLMTTFLAIAENSKLNFKNFRCRSKGKLEQVDGKFMISEIILEPTVEITDKKERDKAERVLQKSEAACLISNSIKSKIIVKPTILINEQLT
- a CDS encoding 1-phosphofructokinase family hexose kinase yields the protein MTRIATITFSPCIDKSAAVSALLPEKKLLCSELKYEPGGGGINVARAINKLGGEAAAIYPAGGYTGEFFTQLLEDEHVPSIVIDTVSHTRENIIILDKATNQQYRFGMPAGELSENEWVACLQEIEQLMDVEFIVASGSLPPSVPLDIFARIAKIAKKKNAKLIVDTSGEALKNAIINEGVYLLKPNLGELSSLVGKEELQLDMIDDAAKEIIAKGYCEVIVVSMGAAGAMLVTKDIMQTITTPPVKRKSTVGAGDSMVAGIVLSLSKGKNLLQSVQYGVACGTAATMNPGTELCRFEDVEKLFMQIQRTRTVI